The region TCTGGCAGGTGCAGTAGTAGAAGCCAGCAAGTCTATGAAATACCAAGGACTCTTTTTAGAAAAAGAAAGCAGTCATTTGGGCGAATTTTACAATAAAAACAAAGCTAATCAGCTGACGGATGAGGAATTCCAGCTCCTACTGGACTACAATGCCCATCTTTACAAGAAAGCAGCAGAGAAGATTTTAGCAGGCCAGTTCGCCATCAATCCTTATACTGAAAATGGTAGAAGTATTGCCCCATACGTCCAGCAACATCAGGCCATTACAGGCTTTGAAGCCAATTACCACTTAGGCCAAGCCCGTTTCCTAGAAAAATTGGATTTAGCTGATGGTAAACGTCTGGTCGGAGAAAAACTTAAGCAAGCATGGTTTGAAAAAATAAGAGAGGAGTTGAATCGATGAAGCCTATTCCCTTTTTAACTGAGGAGGAAATTCAAAAACTGCAAGATGCAGAAGCAAATTCGAGCAAGGAACAAAAGAAAACTGCTGAGCAAATTGAAGCCATCTACACTTCTGGTCAGAATATCCTTGTCTCAGCGTCGGCTGGTTCTGGGAAAACCTTTGTTATGGCAGAGCGCATTCTGGACCAATTGGCGCGTGGTGTCGAAATTTCTCAACTCTTTATCTCAACATTTACAGTTAAGGCAGCCACTGAGCTTAAGGAACGTTTGGAGAAAAAAATCAGCCAACAAATCCAAGAAAGTAGCGATGTTGACCTCAAACAACACTTGGGTCGCCAGTTGGCAGACCTACCCAACGCTGCCATCGGAACCATGGACTCTTTCACACAAAAATTCCTTGGTAAACATGGCTATCTGATTGATATTGCACCTAATTTCCGTATTTTACAAAACCAAAGCGAGCAACTCCTTCTTAAAAACGAAGTCTTTCATGAGGTCTTTGAAGCCCATTATCAAGGTAAACAGAAAGAAAAGTTTAGTCATTTGCTGAAAAATTTTGCAGGGCGTGGCAAGGACGAACGGGGGCTGCGCCAGCAAGTCTATAAAATTTATGACTTCCTCCAATCCACCAGTAATCCTCAAAAGTGGCTGAGTGAATCTTTCTTAAAAGGATTTGAAAAAGCCGATTTTAGCAGTGAAAAAGAAAAACTGACTGAGCAAATCCAGCAAGCCCTTGGGGATTTGGAAAGTTTTTTCCGTTATCATCTGGATAATGATGCCAAGAAATTTGCAAAGGCTGCTTATCTAGAAAATGTTCAGTTGATTCTAGACGAAATTAGCTCCTTGAATCAGGAGTCCGATAGTCAGGCTTATCAAGCAGTGCTTGCGCGTGTCGTCGCAATTTCGAAAGAGAAAAACGGTCGGGCCCTGACAAATGCCAGTCGTAAGGCTGATTTGAAGCCACTGGCCGATGCCTACAATGAAGAAAGAAAGACCCAGTTTGCTAAACTAGGACAACTGTCAGACCAGATAACCATTCTCGACTATCAAGAACGTTATCATGGAGATACCTGGGAACTAGCTAAGACCTTCCAATCTTTCATGAGTGATTTTGTAGAGACCTATCGTGAACGTAAGCGCCAGGAAAATGCTTTTGAATTCGCTGATATTAGTCATTACACCATTGAGATTTTAGAGAAATTCCCGCAAGTTCGTGAGGCTTATCAGGAACGCTTCCATGAAGTCATGGTCGATGAGTATCAGGATACCAACCATATTCAAGAACGGATGCTAGAATTGCTGTCTAATGGTCACAATCGCTTTATGGTAGGGGATATCAAGCAGTCCATTTATCGTTTCCGTCAGGCAGATCCGCAGATTTTCAATGAGAAATTCCAACGCTATGCGCAAAATCCACAAAAAGGTAAGCTGATTCTCCTTAAAGAAAATTTCCGTAGTAGTTCAGAAGTGATATCAGCAACCAATGATGTTTTTGAACGCCTTATGGACCAAGAGGTCGGCGAAATCAACTATGATAACATGCACCAGCTTGTTTTTGCCAATACCAAACTGACTCCTAATCCAGACAACAAGGCAGAATTTCTCATCTACGATAAGGACGACACAAGTGAGGAAGAAGAGGGGCAGGCAGAAACGAAACTAACAGGCGAAATGCGCCTGGTTATCAAGGAAATCCTTAAACTACATAAGGAACAAGGTGTTTCCTTTAAAGAAATCGCCCTTCTGACCTCCAGTCGCAGTCGTAATGACCAGATCCTTCTCGCCCTGTCTGAGTACGGAATTCCTGTCAAAACTGACGGAGAGCAAAACAATTATCTTCAATCCCTAGAAGTGCAAGTCATGCTAGACACCCTTCGTGTCATTCACAATCCTCTTCAAGACTATGCCTTGGTTGCCCTTATGAAGTCTCCTATGTTTGGCTTTGATGAGGACGAGTTAGCACGTTTTTCCCTTCAGAAAGCAGAGGATAAAGTCCACGAAAATCTCTATGAGAAACTAGTAAATGCTCAAAAACAGGTAAGTAGCCAAAAAGTCTTGATTCACTCAGCTCTAGCTGAGAAACTAAAGCAATTCATGGATATCTTGGCCTCTTGGCGCTTGTACGCCAAAACCCACTCCCTCTATGACTTGATTTGGAAGATTTACAATGACCGTTTTTATTATGATTATGTTGGAGCTTTGCCAAATGGTCCTGCTAGACAGGCCAATCTCTATGCCCTAGCACTGCGTGCTGATCAATTTGAAAAGAGCAATTTCAAGGGTTTGTCGCGTTTTATTGGTATGATTGATCAGGTTTTAGAAGCCCAGCACGATTTGGCAAGCGTGGCTGTCGCACCGCCAAAAGATGCAATAGAGCTCATGACCATTCACAAGAGTAAAGGGCTGGAGTTTCCTTACGTCTTTATCCTCAATATGGATCAAGACTTTAATAAGCAAGACAGCATGTCAGAGGTCATTCTCAGTCGTCAGAATGGTATTGGTGTCAAATATATTGCCAAAATGGAGACAGGAGCAGTGGAAGATCACTATCCTAAAACTATCAAACTCTCCATTCCTAGCTTGACCTATAGGCAGAATGAAGAGGAATTACAGCTAGCAAGCTATTCAGAGCAAATGCGTCTGCTGTATGTTGCCATGACGAGGGCTGAGAAAAAACTCTATCTTGTCGGTAAGGGTTCTCGTGAAAAGCTGGAAGCCAAGGAATATCCAGCAGCTAAAAATGGAAAACTAAATAGCAACACTAGACTTCAAGCCAAGAATTTCCAAGATTGGATGTGGGCTATCAGTAAAGTATTTGCCAAGGATCATCTCAACTTTAGCTATCGTTTTGTTGGTGAAGATCAGCTGACTAAAGAAGCTATCGGAGAATTGGAAACCAAAAGTCCTCTCCAAGATAGCTCTCAAGCAGATAACCGTCAGTCAGAAACCATCAAAGAAGCCCTTGAAATGCTAAAAGAGGTGGAAGTTTATAATACTCTTCACCGCGCAGCTATTAAACTGCCAAGTGTTCAAACCCCAAGTCAAATCAAGAAATTCTACGAACCAGTTATGGATATGGAGGGTGTCGAGATTGCTAGTAAAGCCCAGTCAGTGGACAAGAAAATCAGCTTTGATTTACCAGATTTTTCAAGCAAAGAAAAGGTAACAGGAGCTGAGATTGGTAGTGCTACCCACGAACTCATGCAGAGAATTGACCTCAGTCAGCGACCAACACTTGCTAGCCTGACAGAAACTCTCAAACAAGTTCAAACCAGCCCAGCTGTCAGAGACAAGATTAATCTTTCGAAAATTCTTGCATTCTTTGACACAGCACTTGGTCAGGAAATTCTTGCTAATGCCAACCATCTTTATCGAGAGCAACCTTTCTCCATGCTCAAACGAGACCAAAAGAGTCAGGAAGATTTCGTTGTCCGTGGTATCCTTGATGGCTATCTACTTTACGAAGACAAAATAGTTCTGTTCGACTATAAGACAGACCGCTATAATGAACCAAGTCAACTCATAGACCGTTATCGTAGTCAGTTAGCCCTATATGGAGAAGCTTTATCTCGAGCCTATTCGATTGAAAATATTGAAAAATACTTGATTTTACTCGGTAAAGACGAGGTTCAAGTTGTAAAAGTATAATCTAGAAAGGAGACCTCATGACACTTCCAGTTAGAAAATCCCTGCATGATGCGGTGTTACAGGTTTCAAAAGCTGATACTTGGGAACAAGCTACCAAGGAATGGAATGAAGTTTCCTTGATTTTTAATGGTATTGGCCGTAGCAATTGTGTCTGTGGAAATGCCATCAAGTACGCTTACGAACTCTTTAACGGTGTCACAGGTCAACGACTCTTTCCGATTGGTAGCGATTGTGTTCGTCATTTTCATCGATTAAACCTCGACCAGCAATTAGAAGAGGAAGAAAAATTGCTCAGAAAGGTTGAAAATCTGACCAGAAAAGCCCAGAAAAAGGAAAAAATCAAGGTCAATAAAAGTGACTTTGACGAGCGTCTTCTAAAGTGGCTCTGGGAAAAAGGTGTTTTTAAACCCAATCGTGGCAATCAGTTCTCACCTGAGAAAGACTACCAGCTCTTCCTAGAAGTCTTTCAAGGAGGAAGTTGGACCAAGGCAGAACCCAAGAAGAAAGCTCGGATGGAAGAAGTCCTTGAAAAATGCATCAAACCCTTTTTACTTGGCAAATCAGATGACCAACTCTACCTTGTCAAGCTAGGAAAGGAAAAAATTGACTACGAACAAGAACTCCGTATCCAGGCAGAGAAAGAGCGCAAGAAGAGGGATAAAATCGCCAAGCAGTATGCAGACAATCTAGTCCTAGCCATGGGCCCAGCAGAGCGAGCCTATCAAGATTACTTTGGCTTTACAGAGACCTTGACTCAAGAAGAACGCAAGTGGGAGAAAATTCTTTTTGGTAAAAATCGAACAGAACGGGCTATCAAGGCCAAACAATACCAAAAAGAGTTGGAAAAAGACCAACGAATTGCAGCTCAGAATCCAATTGAAAGAAAACAGAAGCAGACATGGCTTCTCAATTCCTATTTTCGTGAGCTTCCTGAAGAAAAATCCCGATTTGCCCGGCTCTTATTAGAATATCGAAAAAGCGGAGAAGTTCCCTTTTCAACCGAATATCTGTCAGATCATCTGCTCGACTTTTTCTATAAAATGAAAGCTTTTGAGTTTGAAATCGCACCAGAACAAGTTCGAGATTTTCTAAAAGAAAGCCTCCAGGCAGAACATCTCTCCTCAGCACAGGAAAGCTGGATAGAAGGGATTCTCATCAACTGTATTAAACCATTTTTAGAACGATTATTGATATAAGTAACACCTACCGTGGAAATTCCATGGTAGGTGTTAGTTTTAATAGTCAGTATCATTATCATTCTCTACAGATTTATTCGAAAACAAAATACGCTTATTTATATATTCTATATTAAACTAGATAACTTTTAAAATATTATAAGAATAACTAGCTTATTTTTAGTTTTCGTAGTATAATAACACTAGGAAAATAAACTGTATAAACTAATATTTACAGGTTGTTCAAAACGCTTATATATGTGTTTTGAAAAAAATAATTATTGTTTTACTTTTCACGCTTTAAGGTTGAGAATTTTCTCATTTTATGATATATTAAAATTCGCTTTATACATAACGAGTATATATATTTATATTGATTCTGTATTTTCTGGTTTTAGTTAACACACACATATATATATATATATATATATTAACATTGCTAGACGCACTTTTATATTTATGTGTATTATCAAGGAGAAAGATGATGAACTATAGAAGAGCCAAGAGAATAATCGGTCTTCTGATTTCTATATTATTATTAATTTTAATAATCCCAATTTGTCTCATTGCTTGCTTCTTTATTGTCATCGAATCAAGCGGAAACCCCATTTACATGCAAGAAAGAGTTGGTTTAAATGGACAAAAATTCATAATGTACAAACTACGTTCCATGTATTTAGATGCCGAGAAGAACGGATATCAATGGGCGGAAAAAAATGATCCACGGATAACGAAGATTGGACGTTTTATACGCAGAACTCGAATTGATGAATTTCCACAAATTATTAATATTATTAAAGGCGAGATGTCTATTATCGGTCCTCGACCAGAAAGACCAGAATTTGTTAACGAATTTTTAAAATATATTCCTGATTTTAATGAGCGATTGGCTGTTCGTCCAGGAATTACAGGCTGGGCTCAGGTAAATGGTGGCTATGAATTATCTCCAAAAGAAAAATTAGGATATGATGTTTACTATATCAGACATGAAAGTATTAAATTAGATTTCCTTATTTTACTAAAAACAATTAAAGTTATTTTTAATGGACATGGATTTAGATAATTCAGATAGGGAAGAAAAGTAAAGGACAAAAATAAAAGATGAGTATTTTCAATAAAAATATCAACAGAATTTTTACTTTAATTAAAAGTAAATTTCTGTTTCTAATCCTTTTTACATTAATAGGGACGACAGCAGTTGGTCTATATACTGTTTTTATCATTTCTCCTATATACAGTGTCTCCTCTAAGCTCATAATGAAGAACACTTCAAGCCAAACAAATGGTCAGAATAATGATACACAAACAATTGAAGCCATAAATCTCTTTCAAAGACAAGCTAAGACTTATTTAGAAATAGCAGATCTTCCTCCAGTAAAAGAAGATACCAATAAAGCATTAGGTTTGTCTCCGGATGAAATTGCTAAAATCAAATCGGTTAAATTAACAAATGACACAGGTTCTCAGTTGGTCACAGTAACAGTAAGAGCGCTAGATAGAGATTTAGGGGAGCGTTATATAAAAGAGTATGTAACTCAATACAAAAAATTTACAGCAGATCGATTAGGACGTGATAATTTATCAGTTGTTATAGAAGCTTTAGGAAGTAACAATCCAGTTTATCCTATTTTATGGAAAAATCTTCTTGTATCTATTCTAGTATTTTCTTTCATAGGATTTAATATCATCTTTATTAAGTATGTATTGAGTGACTCGATTGATTCTTATGAAGATTTGGAAGAGCTTGTTGGGAAACCTGTCCTTGGCATGATTCCAACTATAGAGAAAAAGAAGAGAGGTTAGTACCATGCATATAGAAGTTATCCATAATAGCAAATCTCTTGTAGCTGAGTCCTTTAGAACTTTAAGAAGTAATCTTCAGTTCTCAGAATTCGGAAAAAATATCAAATTGATTGTCGTTACAAGTGCCAATCCTAACGAAGGAAAGAGTGAAGTCAGTATCAATCTTGCTGCCTCTTTGGCTCAACAAGGGAAAAAAGTGATTATCATAGATGCAGATATGCGTAAACCAACCCAACATAAATTAACAGAGCTAAACAACACTGTAGGATTAAGCACCTTTCTATTAAAAAGGTCAGGTGTAGATTCCATTAATCATTTGACGATAAATGATGTGAATTTAGATGTACTGACTTCAGGACCTGTTCCGCCTAATCCTTCTGAGATGTTAGCTAGTTCTTCTATGGATGAAACACTTAAAGCATTTGAGGATTTTTATGACTATGTCATTATCGATACACCTCCCTTGCTAGCAGCAACGGATGCTCAAATTTTAGCAAGTATTGCTGACGCCACACTTCTAGTCGTAGATACAAAAAAATCAAAACGTCGACAGATCACTGAAGCAAAACGTAGATTAGATAATGTTGGAGCTAGACTACTTGGTGTGATAATGAATAAAATAGATTCACATAAAGACACCTATTATTACTATTATTAAAATAACTATTTGAAAGGCTAAGGATAAAGAAAAAAATGGCAATCTATCTTTTAATGTTCGTTTATATCTCTTTCCTTGCCTTTTTCTCATTAAAATATGAGGATAAAGAACAAGAGTTAAGATTTCTTGTTCTTCCGACTTTCTTCTTTTTTTTAATCATTGCAGGTTTTCGTACTTCTAGCGTCGGAGGAGATTTAGGAACCTATATCCATATTTTTGAATCGAATCATTTACAACTTCCAGACTTATCACATTTCTTTAGTTCTCGATTTGAAATTGGTTATTTAGTAAGTAATATTTTTCTAAGAAACTTTAGTGATCACTATCCCTTTTTATTATTTGCCTATGCCTTTATAACTTTAGTTGCCTGGTTTTTTGTGCTTTATAAGCATTCTAAAAATGTTTACATGAGTTTATTGATTTACCTCAGCTCATTAGGACTCTTTTTTTATTCCTTATCAAATATCAGACAAGGTCTGGCGATTGCTTTAAGTTTTTTAGGATTTCATTACTTAGTAAAAAATAAGAAGGTTTTAGCATCGATATTTATCCTACTAACTCCCTTATTTCATACATCTGGTATCGTATGCCTCTTGTTTTTCCCCCTTAAAAAAATCGTTTTAAATAAAAGAATATACCAATTTGTGTTCCTTGTATTTCTTATTCTCTTTCCTTTCATCAAACAAATTGCCACTACCTTTATTTCTTTCTTTCCTCAGTATACTTCCTATCTGGAATCATCATGGTTTTTGGAAAGCAATAAATGGGCACCCGTATTTTTAACAATTTGGTATGGTCTAGTTCTGGTCTTTGGAGAAGTAGTGATTAGAAAACAGAAATTATCGACTGAAGAAGAATTTATAAGAAGTCTATTTTTTATCTCCTTTTTATTTACCGCGTCAACTTTGCAAACAAGTCTTTTTGGCAGATTTGCACACTATTTTACCCCCTTTATTTGCCTATATATCCCCATGATTTTATCTAAAATAGGTGAAAAAAAAGTTCAGTGGATTTTATTTTATTTGGTGATATTGGTTTATGCTTCAATCTTTCTAGTCATTGTTTACTTTAAAGCTGACTGGTACCATGTCGTTCCCTACCGTTCAGTTATTGTAGATTGGTTATTTGGAAATTAGGTTTAGGAGTTATAAAATGAAATTTTCAGTTTTAACTACAGTCTATAAAAAAGAGACTCCTAGAAATTTAAGGAAAAGTTTACTAAGCTCTTACCATCAGACCATTAAACCGACAGAAATCATTTTAGTTTGTGATGGTGCATTGACAGAAGAGTTAGATAGAGAAATCGAAAAGTTGCAGAGAGAAATCCCCATTTTAAAGGTTTTCCATTTACCTGAAAACTTAGGCTCTGGACCAGCTTCCCTCTTTGGAGTTAATCAATGTCAAGCAGAATTCATTGCAAGAATGGACAGTGATGACTATTCTCTAGAAACAAGGTTTGAGAAGCAAGTAGCAGCCTTTGAAAAAAATCCCAATCTCATCATGGTTGGTTCCAATATCCTAGAGAAAAATACAGAATTTACCGCCTTAAAGAAAGTACCAGAAACTACAGCCGAAATTCGTCAATATTCGAAAATGAGAAATCCCTTTAATAATCCATCGAGTATGATGAAAAAAGAGTATATCTTGAAGGCTGGCAATTATCGTAAATTCCGTTACCTAGAGGATTATGACCTCACAATGAGATTATTACACGATAATCCAACTAAGGATTTTTTGAATATCCAGGAACCTTTAGTAGTCATGCAGACAAATGATTCAAGCTATCTGCGGAGGGGCGGTTTCCTGTATGTAAAGACTGACTTTATGCTCCAATTAGATTTTTATCGCAGAAGAGATATTACTTTAGTAGAATTTCTTAGAAATATTTTCCTTCGTAATGCGATTCGAATTCTTCCGAATTCAATTAGGAAATGGGTCTATAAGAAAAAAATGAGAGAAGATGTAGAGGTGGTTAGGAAGATATGAAAAGAGTCATTACATACGGAACATTTGATTTATTGCATTACGGTCATATTAATCTTTTAAAAAGGGCAAAATCCTTAGGAGATTATCTCATAGTTGGACTTTCTACCAATGAGTTCAATAGACTGGAAAAAAATAAAGAATGTTATTTTGATTACGAGAAAAGAAAATCTCTATTAGAGGCTATCAGATATGTGGATCTCGTTATACCAGAAGAAAATTGGGATCAAAAAATCTCAGACATAGAAAAGTATCATGCTGATGTGTTTGTCATTGGAGATGATTGGCAGGGAAAATTTGATTATTTAAGTGATTTTGGAATAGAGGTTGTTTACCTATCACGAACAAAAGAAATTTCAACAACTAAGATAAAGAATGATTTGAATCAAGGGAACTAGGATGAAATATCAGGTCATACATGTAACAGGTGGTGTAAGGAATACCATGAGTGGGGTACAAAGTTTTATCAAAAACCATATCCTAACTGATGATCAAGAGTTTGAATATATGGTAGGTGAGTCAAATGGAGACTCTCATTTCCCATTTAATCAATACCTAGATGAAAAAGAAATTAAACGAATTGTATTTCCTGCCCTAAAGATTTCTAAACTATTTGCCTATGCGAGAGAGTGCCGACAATTTTATGAAACGAATAAAATTGACATTCTCCATGTCCATAATCCTATAACCGCTTTTATACATAATTACTATGCTCGAAAAAATGGTGTTCCAGTTAGGATTTACCACAATCATAGTAGCCAATTTTCAGACACTTGGTTAAAAAGTATTCGCAATCGATTTTTGGTCTTTTTAGCTTTGAAAAATGCGACCCATCGTATCTCTTGTGGCCAATTAGCTGGACTTAAGATATTTGGAAAGAAATCATTTCAAATCCTCCCAAATGCTATTGCCATCAATAAGTATCGGTTTTCTCCAACTTTTAGAGAAGAAATTCGAAAAGAGTTTCATATAGCTGAACATCAAAAAGTAGTTGGGATGATTGGTATCTTAAATCCTTTCAAAAATCAGAGTTTTTTGATTGAAATTGCTAAAGAATTGCCTGATGTTACTTTTTTCTTTGTTGGTGAAGGACCAGATCGTTCAATTTTAGAAGGAAAAAGTAAGAAATTGAAGAATATTATCTTTACAGGAAAAAGAGATGATGTTCATAAATTTTATTCAGCCTTTGATATTTTTGCCTTTCCTTCTTTGTATGAAGGTTTCCCAATCGTGCTGGTAGAAGCTCAGTGTTCCGGAGTCAATATTAT is a window of Streptococcus mitis DNA encoding:
- a CDS encoding glycosyltransferase; this encodes MKYQVIHVTGGVRNTMSGVQSFIKNHILTDDQEFEYMVGESNGDSHFPFNQYLDEKEIKRIVFPALKISKLFAYARECRQFYETNKIDILHVHNPITAFIHNYYARKNGVPVRIYHNHSSQFSDTWLKSIRNRFLVFLALKNATHRISCGQLAGLKIFGKKSFQILPNAIAINKYRFSPTFREEIRKEFHIAEHQKVVGMIGILNPFKNQSFLIEIAKELPDVTFFFVGEGPDRSILEGKSKKLKNIIFTGKRDDVHKFYSAFDIFAFPSLYEGFPIVLVEAQCSGVNIIMNETIDPTTQIVGELCTAMPLDKDKWVNYIEKAPINEKQRQLNEHLKPFDIEENVQNLKEIYKQGLKRE
- the tagD gene encoding glycerol-3-phosphate cytidylyltransferase, whose protein sequence is MKRVITYGTFDLLHYGHINLLKRAKSLGDYLIVGLSTNEFNRLEKNKECYFDYEKRKSLLEAIRYVDLVIPEENWDQKISDIEKYHADVFVIGDDWQGKFDYLSDFGIEVVYLSRTKEISTTKIKNDLNQGN
- a CDS encoding sugar transferase; the encoded protein is MNYRRAKRIIGLLISILLLILIIPICLIACFFIVIESSGNPIYMQERVGLNGQKFIMYKLRSMYLDAEKNGYQWAEKNDPRITKIGRFIRRTRIDEFPQIINIIKGEMSIIGPRPERPEFVNEFLKYIPDFNERLAVRPGITGWAQVNGGYELSPKEKLGYDVYYIRHESIKLDFLILLKTIKVIFNGHGFR
- a CDS encoding EpsG family protein; translation: MAIYLLMFVYISFLAFFSLKYEDKEQELRFLVLPTFFFFLIIAGFRTSSVGGDLGTYIHIFESNHLQLPDLSHFFSSRFEIGYLVSNIFLRNFSDHYPFLLFAYAFITLVAWFFVLYKHSKNVYMSLLIYLSSLGLFFYSLSNIRQGLAIALSFLGFHYLVKNKKVLASIFILLTPLFHTSGIVCLLFFPLKKIVLNKRIYQFVFLVFLILFPFIKQIATTFISFFPQYTSYLESSWFLESNKWAPVFLTIWYGLVLVFGEVVIRKQKLSTEEEFIRSLFFISFLFTASTLQTSLFGRFAHYFTPFICLYIPMILSKIGEKKVQWILFYLVILVYASIFLVIVYFKADWYHVVPYRSVIVDWLFGN
- a CDS encoding YveK family protein, translated to MSIFNKNINRIFTLIKSKFLFLILFTLIGTTAVGLYTVFIISPIYSVSSKLIMKNTSSQTNGQNNDTQTIEAINLFQRQAKTYLEIADLPPVKEDTNKALGLSPDEIAKIKSVKLTNDTGSQLVTVTVRALDRDLGERYIKEYVTQYKKFTADRLGRDNLSVVIEALGSNNPVYPILWKNLLVSILVFSFIGFNIIFIKYVLSDSIDSYEDLEELVGKPVLGMIPTIEKKKRG
- a CDS encoding CpsD/CapB family tyrosine-protein kinase — its product is MHIEVIHNSKSLVAESFRTLRSNLQFSEFGKNIKLIVVTSANPNEGKSEVSINLAASLAQQGKKVIIIDADMRKPTQHKLTELNNTVGLSTFLLKRSGVDSINHLTINDVNLDVLTSGPVPPNPSEMLASSSMDETLKAFEDFYDYVIIDTPPLLAATDAQILASIADATLLVVDTKKSKRRQITEAKRRLDNVGARLLGVIMNKIDSHKDTYYYYY
- a CDS encoding glycosyltransferase, with translation MKFSVLTTVYKKETPRNLRKSLLSSYHQTIKPTEIILVCDGALTEELDREIEKLQREIPILKVFHLPENLGSGPASLFGVNQCQAEFIARMDSDDYSLETRFEKQVAAFEKNPNLIMVGSNILEKNTEFTALKKVPETTAEIRQYSKMRNPFNNPSSMMKKEYILKAGNYRKFRYLEDYDLTMRLLHDNPTKDFLNIQEPLVVMQTNDSSYLRRGGFLYVKTDFMLQLDFYRRRDITLVEFLRNIFLRNAIRILPNSIRKWVYKKKMREDVEVVRKI
- the addA gene encoding helicase-exonuclease AddAB subunit AddA, translated to MKPIPFLTEEEIQKLQDAEANSSKEQKKTAEQIEAIYTSGQNILVSASAGSGKTFVMAERILDQLARGVEISQLFISTFTVKAATELKERLEKKISQQIQESSDVDLKQHLGRQLADLPNAAIGTMDSFTQKFLGKHGYLIDIAPNFRILQNQSEQLLLKNEVFHEVFEAHYQGKQKEKFSHLLKNFAGRGKDERGLRQQVYKIYDFLQSTSNPQKWLSESFLKGFEKADFSSEKEKLTEQIQQALGDLESFFRYHLDNDAKKFAKAAYLENVQLILDEISSLNQESDSQAYQAVLARVVAISKEKNGRALTNASRKADLKPLADAYNEERKTQFAKLGQLSDQITILDYQERYHGDTWELAKTFQSFMSDFVETYRERKRQENAFEFADISHYTIEILEKFPQVREAYQERFHEVMVDEYQDTNHIQERMLELLSNGHNRFMVGDIKQSIYRFRQADPQIFNEKFQRYAQNPQKGKLILLKENFRSSSEVISATNDVFERLMDQEVGEINYDNMHQLVFANTKLTPNPDNKAEFLIYDKDDTSEEEEGQAETKLTGEMRLVIKEILKLHKEQGVSFKEIALLTSSRSRNDQILLALSEYGIPVKTDGEQNNYLQSLEVQVMLDTLRVIHNPLQDYALVALMKSPMFGFDEDELARFSLQKAEDKVHENLYEKLVNAQKQVSSQKVLIHSALAEKLKQFMDILASWRLYAKTHSLYDLIWKIYNDRFYYDYVGALPNGPARQANLYALALRADQFEKSNFKGLSRFIGMIDQVLEAQHDLASVAVAPPKDAIELMTIHKSKGLEFPYVFILNMDQDFNKQDSMSEVILSRQNGIGVKYIAKMETGAVEDHYPKTIKLSIPSLTYRQNEEELQLASYSEQMRLLYVAMTRAEKKLYLVGKGSREKLEAKEYPAAKNGKLNSNTRLQAKNFQDWMWAISKVFAKDHLNFSYRFVGEDQLTKEAIGELETKSPLQDSSQADNRQSETIKEALEMLKEVEVYNTLHRAAIKLPSVQTPSQIKKFYEPVMDMEGVEIASKAQSVDKKISFDLPDFSSKEKVTGAEIGSATHELMQRIDLSQRPTLASLTETLKQVQTSPAVRDKINLSKILAFFDTALGQEILANANHLYREQPFSMLKRDQKSQEDFVVRGILDGYLLYEDKIVLFDYKTDRYNEPSQLIDRYRSQLALYGEALSRAYSIENIEKYLILLGKDEVQVVKV